The genomic segment ACGCTGGCCAACGGTGTACCGCACGCACGCGGCTCTTGCTGCACGAGTCGATCCATGACCGGTTCATGGACGAGTTCCTCCGCAAGGCCGCCCAGCTCCGCATCGGTGACCCGCTGGACGAAAACACCCAACTCGGTCCGCTCGTCTCGCGCCGTCAGTGTGAACGGGTGTTGAGCTACGTCGAACGCGCCAAGTCCGAAGGGGCAACGCTGCGGCTCGGCGGCAAGCGACCGGACGATCCCGCGCTCCAGCGAGGGAATTTCGTCGAACCGACGATCTTCGACGAAGTACAGCCCCACATGACGATCGCGCGGGAGGAAGTGTTCGGCCCCGTCCTGTCGGTCATTCCGTTCCGGAGCGAGGACGAAGCAGTCGAGATCGCCAATGCGACGATCTACGGGCTGGCTGCCACGATCTGGACGAACGACATCAAGCGGGCGCACCGGCTCGCAGCACGGATCAAGGCCGGCAACATCAGCATCAACTACCCGGTGGTGAATCCGCCCGAGGCACCCTTCGGCGGCTTCAAGCAGAGCGGCATCGGCCGCGAACTCTCGCGCCATGCGCTCGACTTGTACACGCAGGTCAAGAACGTGGTGGTCGGACTCAGCGAGCAGCGGTTCGACTGGTACGGTAACTGGCCACCCGGGCGCTGAATCTCCGCTCGAGGCTGCTCACGGAGCCAGGAAGGCCGGCCAGCCTGCCGCCGCGAGGCGCTGTTCGCGCTCGAGGTAGCGCAGGACCGTGTGAATGTACGTCCCGTGACTCCAGCTGAGCGGGCTGACCGAAAGCGGTTCACCCGTTTCCGGATGCACTTGCTCGGCCAGCACGCCGCTCGGGAGCGCATGTCGCGCTACCCACTCGAGGAGTTCCAACGCCCGGCCCAACTCGCTCGGAGAATTCGCCCGCGCGATGTACCAGTCGGCGAGCCACAGCGTGCAGATGAACCACGGATTTCCCGGAATCCGTTCGAGGTCCCGGCTCATCTGGTAGTAGTAGTCGTCCTCGTAGCGGGCGACCCCGCCGATCGGCGTCTTCACCCACAAGCGCTCCTCGATCGCGCGCATCGTTGCGGTCATCCGTGGATCTCGAGCCGGCAAAACATCGAAGAGAAAGAGGCCAGCCAGGCTCGCGTCGAGCGTCGGGTCGGGATGAACCACACCATTCGGTGACACGGTCAGCATGCGGACGAAGCGGCCGAGTTCCGGACGATAGAGGAACCGCTCCGCTGCCGCGCGGATATCCTCGGCCGCTCGCCGCCAGGTCTCGGCGAACTGATCGTCGCCGAAGATGCTCGCCAGCCCGGCCGCAGCGCGCAAGCCAGCGACGACCGACGCGACCGTGAAGGCATGGATACCACGCCGCTCTTCCCAGAGGTCATAGGAGGGCGCGGGAAGCCCTGTGACCGAATCGCGGTAGGAAGCGAGAAAGCGCGCACAGGGAACGACGACCGGGCTGTACAGTGACCGCAAGAGTTCGAGGTCACGCGTCTTCCGGTAATACGACCACAGTGTGACGAGGACGAGCGCTGTGCTGTCTTCCTGAATCGGGAACTGAAGTTCGCCGTTCGGCCCTGCCCAGGGATGCCAGCTCGAACCGGCTGATCCGTCCGGGTTGTACTTGTGGAGGAAGAACCCGTACTGCGTGACCAGTTCTCCCATGAAGAGAAGAAAGCGACGGGCCAGCTCTGGATAGCCCGCTTCCAGGAGCGCATTGGCGATCAGCGCGCCGTCGCGCGGCCAGACGTAGCTGTAGGTATCGCGACCGAAGTGCAGGATGTCGGAGTCGTTCGCTGCCAGAATCGCTCCACCATCGTCGATCTGTGTCCGCAGGATCAGCAAGCTCTGACGATACAGTCGCTGGAGTGCTGGCGGGAGCGTCTCCAATCGCGGTGGATCCGGCTGCACCCAGCTCTGCCAGTAGCGGCGGACCCGTGTGAGCAACTGCTCCGGCCCCTGCTGCAGGACGACCTGATGGATGCGAGAAACGTCGGCGAAACGCAAGCCAGCAGCCATCCAGAAGGTCGCCGTTGCACTCCCATGAGCAGGCACCTCCAGTTCCAATCCTCCGATCGAGTCGACCGATCCCTGAGCGATCGGATTCCCGCTCAGTTCGCCGTCCTCGGCATCGCGCCAGGCTCCTTCATGCCCGCGGAACGCCTTATTGCCGCACGCAAAGAAGTGGTAACCCGGCTGCTCGCCGGCCCAGCCGGAGAACCAGAAATACCGCTTGCCCTTGTAGTGAACGAGGGCTCGCGCCGCTGGCTCGTAGTAGGCCGTCTCGCCGTCTGCATAGCCCCAGAGATAGCCATCGAAGTGCAGGAAGAGCCGGACGCAGCGATCGGCTCCCCGCTCATCGTGCACCTGTACCTGGCGGATCCAGAGGTCGTGCTCCAGTGCGACCGCATCATGGCACACCAGAGTGAGGCCGAGGCGAGGATGGCACAGGCGGACATCCGTGACGAGCGTGCCATCCTCGTAACGCAGCTGCCGTTCCCATCCGTCATCGGATAGCCAGTCAAATTGGCCGTCGCACCAGATACCGAAGCGATTCGAACGGCCTTGCGTATGGTTCTCCTGGCCCACGCGCGGGTAATAGACGTCGCGCAGGGTATAGGTGCGGTCGAAGGCGAGCAAGAGCCGCCCGTTTCCGACCGGTACATCGCGTGGCATCGTGCCTTCTCCTCGGTTTCTCCGAGCATTACGAGAGCGGCGGTAGATGGAGTACCGCCTCGGCAGCGAAGCGCAGGCTGCTCGTCAGCGCCATCACGATGAGCGCGCAACAGCCGGACAGGAGTGCCGGAACGGGCGCGTCTCCCCAGCTCCCGAGACGCTCCAGCCGGCCAGTCAGCAGGAGAACGAACGGCCAGGCGAGCAAGGCGAGCGTCAGCACCGCTGCTGCGACCAAGCCGAGCGCGACGATCGGGTAGAGCGTCACCGGCCCCACATGGACGAGCCAGCCGAAAGCGACCAGCCCAGCTCCGAGGACAGGGAGGTCACGGCCGAACTGAAAGACGCGCTCCGCTGTTCGCCGAGTCGCGATCCAGGACGTGGAGACGAACACCCACCAGAGGAGAACACCGAGCGCGACTCCCGTCCAAGCACCGGTCACGTAGCGGACGGTGTTGTGGGGCTCATACAGTGTGGGCAAGCGAAGATCCCAGACCAGCGCGTTCGCGCCGTCCACCGCGAGGACAGCAACTCCGCTGGCCAGGAGAACCACCGAGCCAGCACTCGGCGGCGCACTCGCTCGCCCAGCACGCCAGGCGAGCCACAGGAGTGTGAACGACGAGCCAGCGTAGATGCCGGTCATCCGTGCATCGAACGGCAAACGATAGGAACCGAACCAGAACGAATGACTCGGTCGTTGCGCACAGAGACCATGGAGCGCTGCGATCGTCACGCGTTCCGTTCGCGCCGGACCAGCGAGCCAGAGTGCCACGAGCGCGAGCAGGAGCACCGCCAGTGCCAGGGGAAGCGCCAGTTCCCTGGCCAGCCGGCTGTGCATCGCCGAGCGAGCGCGGAGCCATCGCACCACGACCGAGCCCTTCCACAGCCCTCCAGCATACCACCGTTCCAGCCGAATGCTTTTCCTAGGAGGATCGGGGGTGTACGGTCGCATTGACCGTACACCCCCTGGGGCGTACCATTGCGGCGGTGCCAGTCCGGAGAGGAGGGCACCATCGAGGGGGACGCGATGCGGGGGTTACGCCTGACGCGACGGACACTCTTACGCATTGCCGGTGGAGCGATCATCGCAACGGTGACGGAGTTCCGAGGAGTTCGTGCCGCAGCGAGCCGCATTCGACGGACTACCTGGATGGTCGAGGCCCCTTTTCCCCGTGCTGGCCAACTGCTCACACCGGTCTACCCGCTCCCCTACCCCTTTACGAGCGTCGAGGTAAGCTGGCAAGCGTCGGCCCCTCCTGGTTCGCTCTTGACCATCGCACTTCGACTGGCCGGTCATGACGGCTCGTGGAGCGACTGGATCACGCTCGACAGCGATCCGCACATGCCCCCGCGCCAGAATGACGGGTGGGTGTACGCGCCACCGGTTCTCGCACGCGGTCAGCAGGTACAACTCCTCGTCCGGTGTGAACCGGGGCCGGACGGCACGGCGCCGGAGCTTCGTACCCTGCGCGTGACGGCAGTCGAAACGTTCGAGGCCGATACCCAGTGGCTCGCGACACCCGATCTCATCGACGGGTGGATCGTGCCACGCGCCGGATGGGGCGCGGACGAATCGCTCCGCTTCGACGAAAACGGCGAGGAGATCTGGCCACCTCGCTACGCGCCGATCCAGAAAGTGATCGTTCATCACACCGTGACGAAGAACGACCCGCCCGATCCGGCTGCGACGATCCGGGCGATCTATGCGTACCATGCAGTCACGCTCGGGTGGGGCGACATCGGCTACAACTTCATCGTCGATTGGCAGGGGCGGGCCTACGAGGGACGGTATGGTGGTCCGAACGTCGTCGGTGCCCATACTGCTGGATACAACACGGGCACGCTCGGTATTGCTGTGCTCGGCGACTTCACCTCGACCGCACCACCGCAGTCAGTACTGGACGCGCTGGCCCGGCTGATCCGGACGCGGGCGGGCAATCTCGATCCCGCCGGCATCAGTCCCTTCCGGGACCTCCTCGATGTCCCGAACATCGGCGGCCACCGCGACTACAACATCACCGAGTGCCCTGGCGACCAGCTGTACGCCCGCATCCCTGTCCTCCGGGGCATGCTCAAGGGTACCGGGCCCATCGTCTTCCCGAACAAGCCGCGGCGGCTCGAACCGAAGGCCGAACTCGTGAGCGTCACCTTCACGCCGGCGAGCGAACTCTACGCCGGCACGCTCGTGCGGGTCGATGCCGTGGTGCGGAACGTCGGACCGATCGAGTTGCCGACGCAAGGTCCGCCGCCGGGTTTCATCTACGAGGAAGGGCAAACCTTCGACACCGTCGGCTATCCCAAAGAGGAGGGAGCCTTCCGCGTCGGCGTCGACTTCGAGGGAAACGACGGAATTCCGAATCCGTTCCGCTGGGGTTTGCCGGGGCCGCTCCCACCCGGTGAAGCGGTCACCGTTACCGGTTTTATTCGCCTTCGCTCGGTACGGAAGTGGAAGCTCAGCGCGAGTCTCGTCCGCGAGTTCGTCCGCTACGAGCAGCAAGGCGTCTTCCCGCAGGAGCTGCAGACCCTGCCACCACCGACTGCACCGGTACCGCCGAGCAGCGATCCCGATATGGTCTATTTCGACGTCACCGGACACAACGTTCCTGAGGTTTTCTATGCCTTCTGGAAAGCGAACGGCGGGCTGGAGCGCTTCGGCTACCCGCTCACCGAGCCGTTCGTCGAAGTCTCGGCAACGGACGGGCACCAGTATCTCGTCCAGTACTTCGAGCGCGCCCGCTTCGAGCACCATCCGGAAAACGCGGGAACGCCGTTCGAAGTCCTCCTCGGGCTCCTCGGTGTGGAGCGCACGCGGGGCCGCGAGAACGAGCCGCCGTTCCGCCCGGTCGAGCGACCGGACGACCCGCGCATCGACTATTTCGTCGAAACACGGCACACGCTCGGGCCACCTTTCCAGGAGTATTGGTGGAGTCGTGGCGGTGCGGCCGTTTTCGGGTATCCGATCAGCGAGCCGTTCGAAGAAGTGAGCAAGACGGACGGCCGGCGCTACCTCGTCCAGTACTTCGAGCGCAATCGCATGGAATATCATCCCGAACTGGCCGGGACAGCGTTCGAAATCTTGCTCGGCCACCTCGGACGGGAGACCTTGATCGATCGCGGGTGGCTTCCGGGAGCCTGAAGCGTCCTGACGTGCGGATGCACCTGAGCTGCTGCCGGAAGCGCGACCCTGTCAGATCGCCCGGTACCAGAAAGCCACACCGTTTGCCGTGCCGCCCCAGTACGCGAGCCTCCGCCTTTCTGGGACGAGCCGATCAGCTGTTGGGAAAGCCCAGGCCGAGTCGCCGGAGCGAGCAGAACCGCCCGTGGCCGATGACGAGATGGTCGATGACCTCGATCCCGAGCAGCTGCCCAGCCTGCACGGCGCTCCGCGTCAGCTCGATATCGGCATGCGACGGTGTCGGATCTCCCGAAGGGTGGTTGTGCAACAGGACGATCGCTGGCGCGTTCGCTCGGATCGCCTCCCGGAAGAGTTCAGCGATGCGCACCTGTGCGCCATTCACGTGCCCCTGGGCGACCGTCACCGTGCGGAGCACGCGATTGCGCGTGTCGAGCAGCACGACGCGCAGCTGTTCCTGCTCGAGCAGGGCCATCTCTGCACCGGCGACCGTGTACACATCTTCCGGTGTCCGCACGACTGGCCGCTCTTCCGGCTGGGCCAGTGCGAGACGACGGCCGAGTTCTAGCGCGGCTTTCAGCTTGGCGGCTTTGGCCTCGCCCAGACCGTGGAACTGCTGCAGCGTCACGAGGTCAGCTCTCGCCAGACCGACCAGCCCTCCGAAGCTGACGAGGAGCCGTTGTGCGAGATCGAGTACCGATTCGCCGCGCGTGCCGGTGTTCAGGATCACCGCCAGGAGTTCGGCGTTCGTCAGCACGTCTGCTCCGAGCTGACGCAAGCGCTCGCGTGGCCGCTCGCTCGCAGGGAGTTCCTTTACCGAAATGTGATACTCCCCCGGTGCGCGATGCATGTCCCCTCCCTGTCTGAGAAGCGTCGGTCGTGACGAGTGTGCCGGTTCACCCTGGGTTCGTCAACGATCCGGTCACGGCGGAAGGGGAGAGGACAGCCAAACGCTCCCGCGCATCCATTCGCTCTGACCGGGCGATCCTCACATCGAGCTATTCGATGAAGGCCGAGAGAACGCAACACGAACGGGTATACTTGTCTCCGGCGCCGTGGCGACCGCTGCGGCGCCACACTCCAGGGAGTGGATCCCGTAGACCGAGGAGATGACCGTGATCTTCAGTCGCTTCTTCCGCCGGCGTGCTCCGGCGACTCCCCAGCTCGAAGCAGGCCTGAAGCGGAGTCGCCAGGGCATCTTCCGGCAGATCGTCCAACTGTTCGAGCGCAATACCGTCGACGAAGAGCTGTTCCAAGATCTCGAGGCGTTGCTCATCCAGGCCGACCTCGGCGTGGCGACGACCGAGGCATTGCTCGAGCGCTTGCGCGAACGCGTGCGTCGCGGCGAAATCCGCGATCCAGCCGAGGCACGCGAGGCCCTGCGTGACGAGATGGTCGCGCTGCTCGATGCAGCGATGCGGAATCGCCGCGTCAAGATCTACCAGCGCGGCGTGCCGTTCGTGTCGCTCGTCGTCGGTGTCAACGGCACCGGGAAGACGACGACGATCGCCAAGCTCGCCCGCTACCACCTCGATCAGGGGCGGTCGGTCTTGCTCGTGGCAGCCGATACGTTCCGGGCAGCAGCGATCGACCAGCTCAAGACCTGGGGCGAGCGCCTCGGTGTGCCAGTGATCGCTCATGCACCCGGAGCGGATCCTGGCGCCGTCGTGTTCGACGGAATGCAAGCTGCCCACAACCGTGGGATCGACGTGCTCTTGATCGATACGGCTGGCCGCCTGCACACCAAGACGAACCTCATGGCGGAGCTCGCCAAGATCCGGCGGGTCATCCAGCGGCAGGTGCCCGAGGCACCGCACGAGGTGCTGCTGGTGATCGACGCGACGACGGGTCAGAACGGACTCAACCAGGCGCGTGTCTTCACCGAAGCAGCCGGTGTCACCGATATCGCGCTGACCAAGCTGGACGGAACGGCCAAGGGCGGTATCGCCTTCGCCATCGCCCGCGAGCTGGGTATCCCGATCGCCTACGTGGGTACCGGTGAGAAACCGACCGATTTCGCCGAGTTCGACCCCGAGTCGTACGTCGACGCCCTGTTCTTCGGGGACGAGGAGGAATGAGGCATGTTCGAAGCATTGACTGACCGCCTCACGGCAGTCTTCGAACGGATCGGGCGCAAGGGGCGTCTCACGGAACAGGACGTCGACGAGGCGCTGCGCGAGGTGCGCCGGGCGCTGCTGGAAGCGGACGTCCACTACACGGTCGTCCGCGACTTCATCGCCGCGGTGCGAGAGCGTGCGATCGGTGGAGAAGTCCTCAAGTCGCTGACACCGGCCCAGCAGGTCATCGCGATCGTCCACCAGGAACTCGTCCGGGTGCTCGGGAACGAGCGTGTCCCGCTGCAGTGGGCACCGCAGCCCCCGACGGTCATCATGCTGGTCGGTCTGCAGGGTTCCGGGAAAACGACGCAGGTGGCCAAGCTGGGATACCACCTCCGGAAGGAAGGACGGCGCCCGCTGCTCGTGGCAGCGGACATCTACCGGCCGGCCGCGGTCGAGCAGCTGCGGACACTCGGTCAGCAGCACGACCTCCCTGTCTACGACGAGGGGGCGAAATCGGATCCGGTCGAGATCGTCAAGCACGCAGTCAAGCTGGCTCGTGATCAGGGCTACAACCCGGTCATCGTCGACACGGCTGGTCGGCTGCAGATCGACGAACCGATGATGCAGGAACTCGAGCGGATCGAGGAAGCGGTGCGCCCGACCGAGATCCTGCTCGTCGCCGACGCGATGACCGGGCAAGAGGCCGTGAACGTGGCGCAGGAGTTCCATCGCCGCCTGCACCTCACCGGCCTCATCCTGACGAAGATGGATGGTGATGCACGCGGAGGCGCAGCACTCTCCATCCGGGCGGTCGTCGGCGTCCCGATCAAGTTCATCGGTACCGGCGAGCGGGTGGATGCGCTGGAGCCGTTCTACCCGGATCGTTTGGCGACGCGCATCCTCGGGATGGGGGACGTCATCTCGCTGATCGAAAAGGCACAGCAGCAGATCAGCGAGGAAGAAGGAAAGAAGCTCCAGGAAAAGATGCTGACCGGCACCTTCAACCTGGAGGACTTCCTCCACCAGCTCCAGCAAGTGAAGAAGATGGGCCCGCTCACCCAGTTGCTCGAGATGATTCCCGGTATGGGCCAGCTCCTGCGCCAGCAGCAGGTGCAGATCAGCGACGACGAGTACAAGCGGGTCGAGGCGATCATCCTCTCGATGACTCCGGAGGAACGGCGCAATCCGGACATCATCAACTACAGCCGGCGCCGGCGTATCGCCCAGGGAAGCGGAACGACGATGGCCGAGGTTTCGCAGTTACTCTCGCAGTTCAAGCAGATGCAGCGGATGATGACCGAACTCGGCCAGCTGGCGGCTGGTCGTGGCCGCGGCGGTCTCCGCGGACTGCTCGGCGGAGCCAATCCGTTCGCCGGATTCCCAGGTTTCGATGGGATGTCGACCGGGGTAGGCCCAGCCCGTCCAGCAGCGATTCCGCCAGCTCGCCACGCCAAGAAGAAAAAGAAGAAGCGTCGCTGAGAGCCGTTGCGGATTCGAGCAGTGACACCACGTTTTCGCACACCGCCTGCGCGTGTCGTCCGACGACTCTTGCACCTTCCGATCTTCTACAAAGTGCTGGTCGCCAATTCGCTCATCGTCGTCGTCGGAGCGATCGTCGGGACCACACTGACCCTTTTGAGCACCGGGAATACGGAGCACCTGCCGGAACTCGTCGCGCTCTTCGCGGTTACCGGAACGCTCCTGTCCGTGCTCATCAACTGGATCGTCCTGCGCGCGGCGTTCCGGCCGATCGAGGTACTGGAGCAGACAGCGGATGAAGTCCGTCGCGGCAACTTCCACGTTCGTGCGCCAGCCGTGACGTTCAGCGATCCGGATCTGGACAACCTCACCTCGACGTTCAACGCGATGCTGGACACGCTGGTCGGCTATCAGGAGCGACTCCGTGAACTCTCGCAGCGGGCACTGACGGCTCAGGAGGAGGAACGGCGCCGGATCGCACGGGAGCTGCATGACGATCCGGCCCAGAGTCTCACCGCACTCCTCGTCCTGCTCAAGATGGTGCACGACCGACAGCAACTGACCGATGGCACGGTACTGCGCGAGCTGATCGACCTGACGAGTTCGGCCCTCGAGTCGATTCGAGCCATTGCCCAGGAACTCCGCCCACCAGTGCTCGACGATCTCGGCCTGGTCGCAGCACTGGAAGGCCTGGCAATGCAATACCGGCAGCGTTTCGGCTTGACCGTCCAGGTCCAGATACGGGGACAGTGCCAGCGACTCGCCCCCGAGATCGAGCTGGCGCTTTACCGAATCGCCCAGGAGGCGCTCACCAACGTCGCCAAGCATGCGGGAACCGATCGAGCGACGCTGGAACTGGCCTTCGAGGCCGACCGTGTGGCACTGAGTATTTCCGATCGGGGCAAGGGCTTCGATCTCAACGAAGTGCTCGGAAGCGGAGTGGGGCTCTTCAGCATGCGCGAACGCGCGCAATTGGTCCATGGCACACTGGAGGTAAAAACGGAACCAGGAGCCGGAACGCGCGTCGCGGTCACGGTACCGCTCCGTCCCGCTGACCAGCTCCCGGATGGAACCGAGGGAGAACAATGACGTCGGAAGCGATTCGCGTCTTGCTCGCTGATGACCATCCCGTCGTCCGGGTTGGGCTCCGTGCGCTGCTGGAAGGCGAACCGGACATTCGGGTCGTCGGGGAGGCCGGTAGCGCTGACGAAG from the Thermomicrobium sp. 4228-Ro genome contains:
- a CDS encoding glycoside hydrolase family 15 protein, with product MPRDVPVGNGRLLLAFDRTYTLRDVYYPRVGQENHTQGRSNRFGIWCDGQFDWLSDDGWERQLRYEDGTLVTDVRLCHPRLGLTLVCHDAVALEHDLWIRQVQVHDERGADRCVRLFLHFDGYLWGYADGETAYYEPAARALVHYKGKRYFWFSGWAGEQPGYHFFACGNKAFRGHEGAWRDAEDGELSGNPIAQGSVDSIGGLELEVPAHGSATATFWMAAGLRFADVSRIHQVVLQQGPEQLLTRVRRYWQSWVQPDPPRLETLPPALQRLYRQSLLILRTQIDDGGAILAANDSDILHFGRDTYSYVWPRDGALIANALLEAGYPELARRFLLFMGELVTQYGFFLHKYNPDGSAGSSWHPWAGPNGELQFPIQEDSTALVLVTLWSYYRKTRDLELLRSLYSPVVVPCARFLASYRDSVTGLPAPSYDLWEERRGIHAFTVASVVAGLRAAAGLASIFGDDQFAETWRRAAEDIRAAAERFLYRPELGRFVRMLTVSPNGVVHPDPTLDASLAGLFLFDVLPARDPRMTATMRAIEERLWVKTPIGGVARYEDDYYYQMSRDLERIPGNPWFICTLWLADWYIARANSPSELGRALELLEWVARHALPSGVLAEQVHPETGEPLSVSPLSWSHGTYIHTVLRYLEREQRLAAAGWPAFLAP
- a CDS encoding DUF2085 domain-containing protein — translated: MVRWLRARSAMHSRLARELALPLALAVLLLALVALWLAGPARTERVTIAALHGLCAQRPSHSFWFGSYRLPFDARMTGIYAGSSFTLLWLAWRAGRASAPPSAGSVVLLASGVAVLAVDGANALVWDLRLPTLYEPHNTVRYVTGAWTGVALGVLLWWVFVSTSWIATRRTAERVFQFGRDLPVLGAGLVAFGWLVHVGPVTLYPIVALGLVAAAVLTLALLAWPFVLLLTGRLERLGSWGDAPVPALLSGCCALIVMALTSSLRFAAEAVLHLPPLS
- a CDS encoding N-acetylmuramoyl-L-alanine amidase, whose protein sequence is MRGLRLTRRTLLRIAGGAIIATVTEFRGVRAAASRIRRTTWMVEAPFPRAGQLLTPVYPLPYPFTSVEVSWQASAPPGSLLTIALRLAGHDGSWSDWITLDSDPHMPPRQNDGWVYAPPVLARGQQVQLLVRCEPGPDGTAPELRTLRVTAVETFEADTQWLATPDLIDGWIVPRAGWGADESLRFDENGEEIWPPRYAPIQKVIVHHTVTKNDPPDPAATIRAIYAYHAVTLGWGDIGYNFIVDWQGRAYEGRYGGPNVVGAHTAGYNTGTLGIAVLGDFTSTAPPQSVLDALARLIRTRAGNLDPAGISPFRDLLDVPNIGGHRDYNITECPGDQLYARIPVLRGMLKGTGPIVFPNKPRRLEPKAELVSVTFTPASELYAGTLVRVDAVVRNVGPIELPTQGPPPGFIYEEGQTFDTVGYPKEEGAFRVGVDFEGNDGIPNPFRWGLPGPLPPGEAVTVTGFIRLRSVRKWKLSASLVREFVRYEQQGVFPQELQTLPPPTAPVPPSSDPDMVYFDVTGHNVPEVFYAFWKANGGLERFGYPLTEPFVEVSATDGHQYLVQYFERARFEHHPENAGTPFEVLLGLLGVERTRGRENEPPFRPVERPDDPRIDYFVETRHTLGPPFQEYWWSRGGAAVFGYPISEPFEEVSKTDGRRYLVQYFERNRMEYHPELAGTAFEILLGHLGRETLIDRGWLPGA
- the radC gene encoding RadC family protein, encoding MHRAPGEYHISVKELPASERPRERLRQLGADVLTNAELLAVILNTGTRGESVLDLAQRLLVSFGGLVGLARADLVTLQQFHGLGEAKAAKLKAALELGRRLALAQPEERPVVRTPEDVYTVAGAEMALLEQEQLRVVLLDTRNRVLRTVTVAQGHVNGAQVRIAELFREAIRANAPAIVLLHNHPSGDPTPSHADIELTRSAVQAGQLLGIEVIDHLVIGHGRFCSLRRLGLGFPNS
- the ftsY gene encoding signal recognition particle-docking protein FtsY, encoding MIFSRFFRRRAPATPQLEAGLKRSRQGIFRQIVQLFERNTVDEELFQDLEALLIQADLGVATTEALLERLRERVRRGEIRDPAEAREALRDEMVALLDAAMRNRRVKIYQRGVPFVSLVVGVNGTGKTTTIAKLARYHLDQGRSVLLVAADTFRAAAIDQLKTWGERLGVPVIAHAPGADPGAVVFDGMQAAHNRGIDVLLIDTAGRLHTKTNLMAELAKIRRVIQRQVPEAPHEVLLVIDATTGQNGLNQARVFTEAAGVTDIALTKLDGTAKGGIAFAIARELGIPIAYVGTGEKPTDFAEFDPESYVDALFFGDEEE
- the ffh gene encoding signal recognition particle protein; its protein translation is MFEALTDRLTAVFERIGRKGRLTEQDVDEALREVRRALLEADVHYTVVRDFIAAVRERAIGGEVLKSLTPAQQVIAIVHQELVRVLGNERVPLQWAPQPPTVIMLVGLQGSGKTTQVAKLGYHLRKEGRRPLLVAADIYRPAAVEQLRTLGQQHDLPVYDEGAKSDPVEIVKHAVKLARDQGYNPVIVDTAGRLQIDEPMMQELERIEEAVRPTEILLVADAMTGQEAVNVAQEFHRRLHLTGLILTKMDGDARGGAALSIRAVVGVPIKFIGTGERVDALEPFYPDRLATRILGMGDVISLIEKAQQQISEEEGKKLQEKMLTGTFNLEDFLHQLQQVKKMGPLTQLLEMIPGMGQLLRQQQVQISDDEYKRVEAIILSMTPEERRNPDIINYSRRRRIAQGSGTTMAEVSQLLSQFKQMQRMMTELGQLAAGRGRGGLRGLLGGANPFAGFPGFDGMSTGVGPARPAAIPPARHAKKKKKKRR
- a CDS encoding ATP-binding protein, yielding MTPRFRTPPARVVRRLLHLPIFYKVLVANSLIVVVGAIVGTTLTLLSTGNTEHLPELVALFAVTGTLLSVLINWIVLRAAFRPIEVLEQTADEVRRGNFHVRAPAVTFSDPDLDNLTSTFNAMLDTLVGYQERLRELSQRALTAQEEERRRIARELHDDPAQSLTALLVLLKMVHDRQQLTDGTVLRELIDLTSSALESIRAIAQELRPPVLDDLGLVAALEGLAMQYRQRFGLTVQVQIRGQCQRLAPEIELALYRIAQEALTNVAKHAGTDRATLELAFEADRVALSISDRGKGFDLNEVLGSGVGLFSMRERAQLVHGTLEVKTEPGAGTRVAVTVPLRPADQLPDGTEGEQ